A region of Geobacillus sp. 46C-IIa DNA encodes the following proteins:
- a CDS encoding ABC transporter permease, translating to MMDARKLWQQRLQAEGKKRLRYLRYMLNDHLLVGLIIVLGGIAVMYERWVETLPGSFPYPAIAAVIFGWAAASGTVRTLFREADTVFLLAAEWQLHPYIRRAFLFSAVWHAYGLCLLLLLAGPLHSRFSPVPWPLFLLGLIALKLWNLWAAWKGSYIAEPSFHRQSALARFGLAALAVYFWLAAAPWLFSATVIALIAALSVCLSRFAKGRTWKWERLIAEEQRAVRAFYRLANLFTDVPEWREEARRRRWLDPLLRLIPYGQRNVFFHLYARTFLRAGGYAGLYIRLTVIGSVLLAAIDHEYVQAAIVFLFLYATAVQLAALPSRHRYSLWTQLYPLPQAQPAGAAVRLFSILLAGQNTVFHLVLAAVSPRPLWLVTWVGGIGWGVWTARRYVRPRHGPKAER from the coding sequence ATGATGGATGCCCGTAAGCTTTGGCAGCAGCGTCTTCAAGCCGAAGGGAAAAAGAGGCTTCGCTATTTGCGCTATATGCTGAACGATCATTTGCTCGTCGGCTTAATCATCGTTCTTGGCGGTATCGCGGTCATGTACGAGCGCTGGGTCGAGACGCTTCCCGGCTCGTTTCCGTACCCGGCCATTGCCGCGGTGATATTCGGCTGGGCGGCTGCATCCGGGACGGTGCGCACATTGTTTCGCGAGGCGGATACGGTGTTTTTGCTGGCCGCTGAATGGCAGCTGCACCCGTATATTCGCCGGGCATTCCTCTTCTCGGCCGTGTGGCACGCATACGGCCTCTGTTTGTTGCTATTGTTGGCCGGACCGCTCCATTCCCGGTTTTCCCCGGTGCCGTGGCCGCTTTTTTTGCTTGGCCTCATCGCCCTGAAGCTTTGGAATTTATGGGCTGCTTGGAAAGGGAGTTACATCGCTGAGCCATCTTTTCACCGTCAGAGCGCGCTCGCCCGCTTCGGGTTGGCGGCATTAGCCGTTTATTTTTGGCTGGCGGCGGCGCCGTGGCTGTTTTCCGCGACGGTCATTGCGCTGATCGCGGCTCTTTCGGTTTGCCTGTCACGCTTTGCAAAAGGGAGGACATGGAAGTGGGAACGGCTCATTGCCGAAGAGCAGCGCGCAGTACGGGCCTTTTACCGATTGGCGAACTTGTTCACCGATGTTCCAGAATGGCGGGAGGAAGCGAGACGGCGTCGTTGGCTTGACCCGTTGCTTCGTCTGATCCCATACGGACAACGGAACGTCTTTTTTCACTTGTACGCGCGCACGTTTCTCCGCGCCGGCGGGTATGCCGGGCTGTACATCCGCCTGACAGTGATTGGGAGCGTACTGCTTGCTGCGATCGATCATGAATACGTACAGGCAGCCATTGTGTTTTTGTTTCTGTATGCGACCGCTGTTCAGCTGGCGGCGCTGCCTTCCCGCCATCGCTATTCGCTATGGACGCAGCTGTACCCGCTGCCGCAGGCGCAGCCGGCTGGCGCTGCCGTTCGGTTGTTCTCCATTTTACTCGCCGGGCAAAATACGGTATTTCACCTTGTGTTGGCTGCCGTTTCCCCGCGCCCTCTATGGCTCGTTACATGGGTGGGGGGAATCGGTTGGGGCGTTTGGACGGCCAGACGGTACGTCCGCCCGCGGCACGGGCCCAAAGCCGAACGTTAA